The following DNA comes from Kitasatospora sp. NBC_01287.
GACCACGCTGACCTCCTGCTCGGCCAGCCAGGGGCCCAGGTCGGCGCCGCCGCGTACCTGCGAGCGGGGCACCGGCACCAGGCAGGCGCCGTAGCGCCAGGCCAGCCACATCTCCTCGCAGGAGGCGTCGAAGGCGACCGAGAGCCCGGCCATCACCCGGTCGCCCGGGCCGATCGGCTCCTCCTGGAGGAACATCGCGGCCTCGGCGTCCACGAAGGCGGCGGCGTTGCGGTGGGTGACGGCCACGCCCTTGGGCTTGCCGGTGGAGCCGGAGGTGAAGATGATCCACGCGTCGTGGTCCGGGGTGGGCCGCTCGGCGATCCCGCTGCCCTGGCGCAGCACGGTCAGCTCGCCCGCGGCGCCCAGCACGGCGGTCACCTCGGCCTCGCCGAAGACCAGGTCGGCGCGCTCCTGCGGGTCCTCCGCGTCCACCGGCACGTAGGCGGCGCCGGCGGCCAGCACGGCCAGGATCCCGACGTAGAGGTCGTTGGTGCCGGACGGGACGCGGATGCCCACCCGGTCGCCGAGCCCGACCCCGGCGGCGGCCAGGCGGCGGCGCAGGGCCTCCACCTCGGCGGCCAGCGCGCGGTAGCTCAGCTGGGCGCGCCCGTCGTCCAGGGCGGGCTCCTGCGGGTGGGCCCGGCAGCTGGCCGCCAGGATGTCCACCAGGGTGCGGGGGACCGGGGCCGCGCCGGCGTCGAAGAGTGCGGGCACGCCAAGAGGGGCGACCGGCTCCCGCTGGTCACCCTGCGTGCTGATCTGTGTCATGACAGCCATGCGATCCTCGTCCCTCGTCCCCCACTCGGGCCACTGCCGGACCCCCGGTGAGCTGCGACGATCCGCATGTCCAGGTGATCGGCCCCGGCCCGGAGCACAACAACCCGATCGATGTTAGTCCGATACGCAGCGAGACGGCGAGGGTGCCTCCGGCTCAACTGGCCCGGATTTGATCAAAACTGACGATGCATCAGCTCTGATGTGCGTGTCCTGGCAAAGATGCTGACGGACCGTCAGTTGGATTGACGGTCCGTCAGGTCTGTTTTTCGAATGTGACTCAGGCAACACGGTACGGGCGTGTCGGGTGCGCCGCCCGGTGGCGCGGGCCGTTCGGGCGCGGGATTCCGCGGGATTCCGCGGGTTCAGCGGGCTTGGGTGGGCTTCGGTGGGCCGTTCGGGCCTGGGACTCAGTAGGAGTCGGCGGGATGTCAGAAGTGGAAGACCGGGTCCGTCCTGGTGTGCAGTCCGCACAGGTTGGCGAAGTGCCGCTGCCAGCGGACCCCCTGGCCTTGGGAGTAGCCGACCGCTGAGGCGGTCACCGGCTGGTAGAGGTCGTTGCAGAGGGTCCCGGGCACGCCCTTGAGCTGGTCGAGGTCTCCGTCGGCGGCCTCGATCGCGGCGCAGGCGGGCTGTGCCCGCGGATGGTCTCCGCTGATCGGAGCACAGGACAGTTCGACGCTCCGGGAGGTGCTGCCGGAGCCGTCCTGGATGGTCAACCGCAGCCGGGTGGTCGGGTCGGCGGGCCGTGCCTGGGCGGGCGTGGGCACGGTGAGCAGGGCGAGGGCGAGCGCGGACAGTGCCGCGCGGATACGCAGGGAGATCACGCGGACAGGGGTACCAGCGGGTTACGCGGCGCGCCCAAGTCATCACCCGATCGTGGGCGCGGCGGACGACTCAAACGTCGACGGCGGCCGCTGTCGTGGTGGCCGCCGTCATGGTGGTCGCCGTCGTAGCCGCCGCTGACGCAGCCGTCGCAGCGATCGGCCTCGCCGCCGCGTCCCGCCGCTCCTCGGCCGCCGCGGCGGCGAGCAGGCCCTCCAGCAGGCCCGGGAAGAGCCCGGACAGCTCCGAGGCGCGCAGCGTGCTCACCCGCGAGGTGCCGCGCCGGTTCTGGCGGATCACGCCCGCCTCGCGCAGGACCCGGAAGTGGTGGGTGGTGGTCGACTTGCTGATCGGCAGCTGGAACGCGATGCAGGACATCTCGGCGTGCCCGGCCGCCAGCTCGCGCACGATCCGCAGCCGCAGCGGGTCGGCCAGGGCGTGCAGCACGGTGGCCAGCCGGATCTCACCGGCGGCCGGCTCGGGCAGGCAGCAGCTGCCGTCCCCGATCGGCGCCGCACTTCCGCTCGCCGCCTCGCGCCGCGCCGTCTCTTCTCCGCTCATCCCCCCATCATACGGCGATTCATACGGCGAGGATCGTACTTCGAAGGATTTAGTAGTACGTTGGTTCTCGTACTAATTGCCACTGAGCTCCGAGGAGCCTGCCGTGTCTGTTCTGTTCGAGCCCATCAAGCTGCGCGAGCTGACCGTTCCGAACCGGATCTGGATGGCCCCGATGTGCATGTACTCGGCCGCCGCCGAGGGGCCGGAGACCGGTGTCGTCACCGACTTCCACTTCACCCACCTGACCAGCCGGGCGGCCGGCGGCACCGGCCTGATCCTGGTCGAGGCGACCGCGGTCGCGCCCGAGGGCCGGATCAGCGCCCAGGACCTGGGCCTGTGGAACGAGCGCCAGCAGCAGGGCCTGGCCCGGGTGGCGGCGGCGATCAAGAGCTACGGCACGGTGGCGGGCATCCAGCTGGCGCACGCCGGTCGCAAGGCCTCCTCCGCCTCCCCGTGGGTCGGCGGCCGCGCCATCCCCGAGGGCGAGGGCGGCTGGCGCGCGGTCGGTCCGACCAGCGAGCCCTTCGGTGACTTCCCGGACCCGGACGCGCTCACCGTCGAGCAGATCGGCGAGGTCGTCCGCGCCTTCGCGGCGGCGGCCGAGCGGGCGCTGGCGGCCGGCTTCCAGGTGGTCGAGGTGCACGGCGCGCACGGCTACCTCACCCACTCCTTCCTGTCGCCGAACTCCAACCACCGCACCGACGAGTACGGCGGCTCCTTCGAGAACCGGGCCCGTTTCGCGCTGGAGGTGGCCGCCGCCGTCCGCGCGGTCTGGCCCGCTGAGTTGCCCGTCTTCTTCCGCACCTCGGCCACCGACTGGCTGACCGAGAACCCCGAGGACGGGCGCGAGGGCTGGACCGGCGAGGACACCGTCAAGCTGGCCAAGGAGCTGCAGGCCATCGGCATCGACCTGCTGGACGTCTCCACCGGCGGCCTGGTGCCCGGCGCCCGGATCCCGGTCGGCCCCGGCTACCAGGTGCCGTTCGCCGAGCAGGTCCGCGAGGCCACCGGCCTGCCGGTCGGTGCGGTCGGTCTGATCACCGAGCCCGCGCAGGCGGAGCAGATCATCGCCGAGGGACGCGCGGATGTCGTCCTGCTCGGGCGCGAGCTGCTGCGCAACCCGTACTTCGCGCAGCACGCCGCGCGCGAGCTGCAGGCCGAGCGCCGCTGGCCCAGCCAGTACGCGGGCGCGGTCGGCACCCGCGGCTGAGACCCGCGCCCGGCCGGTGGTGCTGCCGCGCCACCGGCCGGCCCGTCGCCGATGTGGTGCGCCGCAACTCGTCCCTCGTCGTCATGGCGCCACCCTGGCCGAGGCTGCCCGTGCTGTGGCCGGTCGTGCTGTTGTTGGCCGGCCGCACGGCCGACGGACCGTCAGCGGCCGGGCCCCGGCCGCGGCCTGGTCAGCCGGCCAGCGGTCCTGAGTCGGTGATCCGAACCTTGTCGGCCGTACCGGGCCGGCCGCCGCTCACGGTCTGGCAGGCGTAATCGGTGAGCTGGTTCAGCGGTACCAGGACGGCCGTGGGAACGTTGTTGCAGCGCACCTCGTCGGGCGAGAAGTTGCCGTAGAAGTAGAGTGCGAGGCCGTCGCGGGTGAGGATGCCCTGGCGGGGCTGCGCCTGGTAGGTCACGTAGTTGTCGGACCAGGCGGCCTTGTCCCCGAGGGCCACGTCCCACACGAGGTCGAGGCTGTCGTAGGTGACGGTGCACGCCACCGTCGTGCCGGCCTTCGAGTCGAGGTCCTTGGGGCACTGGGCAGAGGTTTCGCCCGGTGCGAGGGTCATCGCGAGGGTCCTGCGGCGCAGTTCGAACTCAAGGTTCTCGCTGAAGGTCGCGTCGTGCGCCGGGGACGGCGACGGGGTCAGGTCCGGATACGGGCCGGCGGGCTTGTCCAGCTTCTGCGGCAGCAAGGCCAGCGCCGTCGGGGGTGCGGCCTTGGCGCCGGTGCCGTCCGATCCCGATCCCGCACTCCCGCATCCTGTGGCCAGGGCCATGAGACTCACCATGCCGACGACCGCGGCTCTCCCCGTATTCATGATCGTCAGCCTAACCCGGCTCGCGCGGCCTCCTCCAATCGCTACGATCACCCACCACCCGTTGCGGGCAGGGCATCAGCCGGCCGCCCGGTGGAAGTCGCTGACCGCGCGCGGGGAGTCGCGGCCGGGGCCGCGCCGCCGCTGGGAGGCGATCTGACGCGAGATCACGATCTCCAGCAGGCACCAGACGATGCCGAACACGCCCAGCCCGCTGAGGAGCAGCATCAGCGTCAGCGTCCTGGGCTCGTGCGCGAACGAGGCGAGGGTGGCGATGGTCAGGCCGACGAGGGTGAGGGCCAGGAAGAGCACGGTGCGCACAGCGGCGGCCCGCACCTCGTCAGGCATCCGTCTGCGTGCCGCGGCCATCGGCGCCAACCCCCGGGGAGACTCGGAGCGGGGCGGTCCGTCACGCCCCGCCCACTGCCTGCCCGCTCGCGCACCGGGCAAACGCTCTGCTGAATCCTGTCCGCCCCGGCCCACGGCCTAGCCCAACTCGGCGGCCAGCTCCTGCATCGCTCCCGTGACGATGGTGCGCATCGCCTGTTCGGCCCGCTCCGGTGCCCCCGCGCAGATCGCCTCCGCGACCTCCCGGTGCAACTGGACGGCATAGGCGTGCGGCTGATGCGGCATCAACTTGTGCTCGGTGCGCCCGGTCAGCACCGCGCCCACCGTGTCGCCCAGGTGTGCGAACATCTCGTTGCCGGAGGCCCGCAGTACGGTGGCATGGAAGGCGATGTCGTGGCGCAGGAACGCGGCCAGGTCGGCGGCCCGCGCGCTGACCGTCAACTCCACGGCGAGGGAGCTCAGTTCACGGCAGTCGTCCGGGCCGGCATACTGCGCGGCGAGCGCGGCGGCGGCCGGTTCGATGGCCACCCGCAGCGAGCCGAGCGAGCGCAGTTGCGCCGCCCGGTCGGCGCCGGCCAGCCGCCAGCGGATCACCAGCGGATCGAAGACGTCCCAGTCGCGCCGGGGTTGCACCGTGATGCCGACCCGCCGCTTGGAGGCGACCAGGTGCATCGACTCCAGGATCCGCACCGCCTCCCGCACCACCGTGCGGGACACCCCGAACCGGGCCTCCAGCTCTTCGATCCGCAGCACCGCCCCCTCGGCGAGCTCCCCGGACGCGATGGCCGGTCCCAACGAGGCGAGCAGTCTGCCGGGCAGGCCCTGGATCTCCATCCGTCCAGCCTAGATGACGCCGCCGACCGCTCGAACGCGTGGTCACCCGGCCGGAGTCGGCGTAAGTGCGGTAGGTGGCGGTGCGGTAGGTGGCGGTGCGGCGCGTTGGGCTCGGCGCCGAGTAGAGCCGAGTAGATAAGTATGACTAGTTAGTGTCGCTGCCTTGAAATGGTCATACCTTTGGCAGGATAGTGACGTCATCGCGGGCGCCGACCGGTCCATCGGCCGGCGCCCGCCCGAAGTGGCAGGAGCAGAACCCATGGCTCTCAGCGCCGAGAACCAGCCGTCCGATCCGCAGCCGTCCGATCCCCAGCCATTCAATGCTCGGCCGTCCTACCCGCAGGCGGCGAGCGCCCGTCCACTGATCGTGGTGATGGGCGTCTCCGGCGTCGGCAAGACCACCGTCGCCAAGCTGCTCGCCGAGCGCCTCGGCGTCCCGTACGCGGAGGCGGACGACTTCCACCCCGCCGCCAACATCGCCAAGATGCGGGCGGGCATCCCGCTGGACGACGCCGACCGGGCCCCCTGGCTGCGCGCGCTCGCCGGCTGGCTGCGTGACCGCGGCGAGGCCGGCACCGGGGGCGTGGTCACCTGCTCCGCCCTCAAGCGCCGCTACCGCGACACCCTGCGGGCAGGCTGCCCGGCGGCGTTCTTCCTGCACCTGGACGGCAGCCGCCGCCTGGTCGCCGGCCGACTCGCCCTGCGCACCGGCCACTTCATGGCGCCCTCGCTGCTCGACTCCCAGTTCGCCCTGCTCGAACCGCTCCAAGAGGACGAATACGGAGCCGTGCTGAAGCTCGGGGCGCGCACTCCCCAAGAACTCGTCGAGCTGGCCGCCACATTGCTGCGGCCCGGTCCCGGTGGCCCCGAGGCCCCGGGCGTCTCGGCAGCCGGCTGAAGGCAGTGGCGGCGGGTCCCGGTTCACGCACGTCCGAGCGAGAAGACGACCGTCACGCCCGCGCCGCCGCCCCTGCTGTCGATCCGCTGGAACCCGCACTTCTCGGCGACCCGGATCGAGGCCGTGTTCGCCTCCTTGGCCTCCAGCAGCACCCGTGTCAGCCCCAGTTCGCGCAAGGCCCACTCCACCACCAGGCGGACCGCTCTGGGCGCGATGCCCCGCCCCCGGTGCGCGGGGAACACGCTGTAGGCGACGGTCGCCTCCTCGGCGCCTGCTCGGAACCGCAGGTTCACCAGGCCCAGCGGCTCGTCGGTCTTCGCGTCCGCGACCACCAGCGGGGTGGCCCGCCCGCTGCGCCAGGCCTCCTCGGCACGGGCCAGGCTGGTTCGGCGGGCGTCCGCGTCCATGGGGGCGTCGTCGAGCCAGTGCCGCGTCTCGGGGTCATGGCTCGCCGCCGCGATCGCGTCCAGATCCGTGACGCGGCGCAACCGGACCGCGATGGTGCCGTCGGTGAGCGGCGCGTTCGGCGGCTCGGTCACGTGAGTGGCCAGTTCTCCTCCGGGAACACCCGCCCGAACCAGTGCGGTTGCACGTCCCGCAGCCGCAGCGAGCGCCACTCGCGCGGGTCCGGGCCCTGTGGCACCGCGACCGCCACGTCCGGGCCGTACGCGAGCAGTCGCTCCTGACAGACGCCGCACGGCGCCAGCACCCAGAAGCCGCGGCCCTCGTCGGCCAGGGTCACGCAGGCCGACGCCACCACCCGCCGCCCCAGCTTGAACGCCTCGCAGATCGCACCCGTCTCGTGGCACAGCCGCACCGCGCCGTTGGGCACCTCGGGGGCGACGCTGGTGAGGATCGCTCCGTTGTCCAGCCGTAGCGCGGCGGCCCCGGACCAGTCCTGCCCGGGGAAGCGGGAACGGCACAACTCGATCGCGGCGTCCACGAGCTCCTGGTCGACGACGGGGTGCGAGCCGTCGAAGCCCTCTTGATCAAGACTCATGCCGCGGATGGTACGCATCCCGCACATGACTGGGAACCCGTTTTCGATCGCGTGAGCGCCCCGGCCCCGGTGGACCCCGGTGGACCCCGGTGGACGTGAAGTGGCGATGGGGAATGATGGGCGGTGACAGATCCGACCGACGGGCCACGGTCACTGACGTGTCGTCAGTCGTCCCGGCCCTCAACGATGGGACTGAACACCATGCCTCTGACCGGCGATTACGAGCCCAGCTCCGACCAGTGGGTGCGCGACCAGGTCGAGCAGTACGAGTCCTCCGGTGGCACCGAGGGCACGACCTACCGGGACAAGCCGGTGGTCGTCCTCACCAGTGTGGGCGCGCGCAGCGGCAAGATCCGCAAGAACCCGCTGATGCGGGTCGAGCACGATGGTCGGTACGCCGTGGTGGCCTCCCAGGGCGGTGCGCCCAAGCATCCGACCTGGTACCACAACCTCGCCGCCGGCCCGCTGGTCGAGCTGCAGGACGGCCCGCTGCGCCAGGACATGACGGCCCGTGAGGTCACTGGTGAGGAGCGGGAGTTGTGGTGGGACCGGGCCGTGGAGGCGTGGCCGGACTACGCCGAGTACCAGAAGAAGACGGACCGGGTGATCCCGGTCTTCGTCCTGGAGCCCGCTGCCGCGAACTGACCCCGGCAGCGTCCGTGGCGGCGGGTTCTCGCCAATAGCCGGCGAGGCCCGGCGCCACGGCGGCCCGGCGCCCCCGGCCGCCGCCGCCCGCGTGGCCCGGCGCGGCGGCGGCGACCAGGGGTGACCGGAAGGGGAGCGTCCATTCGTGTGCGGATGGGGTGCCCGCCTCCTGCTGTCCCGGGTCGGGAACCGGCCAGCCGTCCGGTCCGGGACCGCCTGAACGCCTGCCGGAGCGCCCGCCGGTGGGCTAGGTTTCGTCGTGCCGCGCGGCCCACGGGTGCCGCCCACGGGACCCCGCGCCCCACCACACGCACAGCGCCACGTACGCACAGCACCGCACATGCACCGCACATGCACCGCACGCGCACAGCACCGCACACGCACAGCGCGATCCGCGCGCGGGCAGAACCGCGTCCGCGGCCGTTCCCCCGAGGCGTGTGCGAGGGCGCGCGCCTCCTCCCAGGAGGAAATCCGATGGGCCTCAGACAACGCTGGCCGGCCGCGATCGCCGCGGCCGCCCTGCTGGCGTTCGGGTCGCCGGCGCTCGCCGCACACGCGGACAGCGCGCCGACCTACCGCACCGACCTGCGCATCCTGCTGGTCGACGACGGCAGCAGTTCGGTGGCGGCGGTCCGCGCCGAGCTGGTGAGCGAGGGCATCCCGTACACCACGGTGAACCTCGCCGACCCGAACCGCCCGACCATCAACGACGCCTACCTCGACGATCTGCTCCCCGACGGCACGGTCGAGGCCAAGTTCCAGTCGATCGTGCTCCCCACCCTTGACGCCCTGGGCAGCGGCAGCGCCGAGACCAACGCGCTGATCGCCTACGAACACGCCTACAACGTCGGGCAGGTGGACCTGAACACCTACGCGCAGCCCGCCGTCGGCCTGAACTGGGCCCAGAACCCCGGCTACATCGGGTCGTTGGACGGCATGACCGCCTCGGTGTTCGAGATCGGCTGGTTCTTCCCCTTCCACTACCTCGCCGGACCCATCCCGTTCGAGGACAACGACCCGAACAAGGTGGAGAGTTACGGCTACCTGGCGACCCCGCTCAACATAGAGATGGAGCCGCTGGTGGTGATGCCGATCCCCGGCAGCACCCAGGACGGCGTGCTGGTCGGCGACTACTACGACGGACGCCACCAACTGGTCTTCACCTTCGCGTTCAACCAGTACCAGCAGCAGTGGCAGGCGATCGCCCAGGGCGTGGTCGACTGGATGACCCAGGGCGTCCACCTCGGCTACAACCGCAACTACCTCTCCGTCCAGGTCGGCAGCACCCTGCTCGCCCAGAACCGCTGGAGCACGACGCTCAAGTGCACCCAGGGGGACGTGGGGTGCGCCACCGTGCCGGGCGGCCCGGACACCGTACCGATCCGGATGACGGCGGCCGACGTCGAGTACGCCGAGAAGTGGGAGGCGGCCAACCACCTCACGCTCGACCTGGCCTACGACGGCAGCGGCAGTGACAGCGTGGCCGCCGCGAACGGCTCCGATCCCACCGAGGCGGCGTTCGCCGCCGACCCGGCGGCCTTCCGCTGGATCAACGGCACCTACGGGCAGCCGTTCCTGGGCTGCGTGCGCGACGTCACGGTGGTGCCGTGGGTCTGCGGCACCGATGGCACCGGCGCCACCGAGTGGAGCAGCCAGGCGGCCATCACCGCGGCCGCGCAGACCAACCTCGCCTGGGCACAGGCCAAGGGGCTGCCGGTGGACCCGAGCACGCTGGTCACCGCGCAGAACTCCGGGTTGGCCCTGCCGCCGCAGCAGAGCCAGGACAACCCGGCCCTCGCCCCCGCACTGACCGCGCTCGGGGTCACGGCGCTCGGCGCCAACGCCGCCACCGAGGCGGCCGCCCGGCCGGTCGGATCGGCGCTCGCCGTCCCGCAGCATCAGCTCGACCTCTACCCCAACGCCGGCACGGCCGCCGAGGAGGCCGACGAGTACAACTGGCTCTACACCGCCGCCGCCCAGGGTGGCAGCGGCCAGTGCACCGGCTCGTCCAGCTCGACCTGCCTGTCCGCGCCGCTGAACGAGAGCACCGGCTTCCAGAGCACCATCGTGCCCACCGAGGCCAAGATGGTGCTGCAGCGGATGCTCGCCAACGACCCGACGCCGGACGTGCTGTCGCAGTCCAACCTGGCGGAGGACCGGATCGCCTACCCGGTGCTCAACCAGATCCTCGCCACCTATCAGACCCTGTACGGTCCTGACACCCCGCTGGTCAACCTGTCGCTGAGCGACATCGCCACCCAACTGCGCAACCAGGCGGCCTGGAACGCCGCCCTGGCGGCGGGCCAGGTGACCGCCTACCGGGTCGGCTCCACGGTGACCGTCTCCGCGCCGAGCGGGGTCCAGGTGCCGGTGACCGTGCCCTACGGCAGCCTGCAGGTGAAGCAGGCCGGCACCGCGCAACCCGGTTCGCTCTACGCCGACGAGTTGTCCGGCTGGCTCACCCCCGACACCGGGCAGAGCGCCGTGACGCTGACGGTCACCCTGCCCCAGGCCGACCCGCCGCCGGACCCGAACCAGCCGCCCCCCGTCCCGCCCGTGGTCGCCTCCGCCCGACCCTCGCAGGCCCGGGCCGTGGCCCCCGCCGCAGCGCCCGCCGCAGCGCCTGCCGCGGTGCCCGCCGGGGTCCGCGTCCCGGTGCCGTTCGGCCCGCAGGACGCCACCCGGCTGCACGCCGACCAGCTCCTGACCAAGCCTGATCAGCTCCTGACCAAGCGCTGACCAGGCACTGAAGTGCTACTGAAGCGCCACTGAAGCGCCACCTGAAGAACCGCTGACGCAGCATCGGTCCGCGCGGCGTGCCGTCGGCGTGTCGGCCACCAGGCCGACCGCGCACGGCGCGCTGCCCGGCCGCGCGGGCTCCGGCCGTGAATGATGGAGTGCGCACAGTCGGTCAACGGAACGGAACGGAACAGCATGCCTCTCAGCGGTGAGTACGAGCCGAGCCCGGAGCAGTGGGTGCGCGACCAGGTCGAGCTCTACGAGTCG
Coding sequences within:
- a CDS encoding NADH:flavin oxidoreductase/NADH oxidase, whose amino-acid sequence is MSVLFEPIKLRELTVPNRIWMAPMCMYSAAAEGPETGVVTDFHFTHLTSRAAGGTGLILVEATAVAPEGRISAQDLGLWNERQQQGLARVAAAIKSYGTVAGIQLAHAGRKASSASPWVGGRAIPEGEGGWRAVGPTSEPFGDFPDPDALTVEQIGEVVRAFAAAAERALAAGFQVVEVHGAHGYLTHSFLSPNSNHRTDEYGGSFENRARFALEVAAAVRAVWPAELPVFFRTSATDWLTENPEDGREGWTGEDTVKLAKELQAIGIDLLDVSTGGLVPGARIPVGPGYQVPFAEQVREATGLPVGAVGLITEPAQAEQIIAEGRADVVLLGRELLRNPYFAQHAARELQAERRWPSQYAGAVGTRG
- a CDS encoding nitroreductase family deazaflavin-dependent oxidoreductase, which produces MPLTGDYEPSSDQWVRDQVEQYESSGGTEGTTYRDKPVVVLTSVGARSGKIRKNPLMRVEHDGRYAVVASQGGAPKHPTWYHNLAAGPLVELQDGPLRQDMTAREVTGEERELWWDRAVEAWPDYAEYQKKTDRVIPVFVLEPAAAN
- a CDS encoding FadR/GntR family transcriptional regulator, which gives rise to MEIQGLPGRLLASLGPAIASGELAEGAVLRIEELEARFGVSRTVVREAVRILESMHLVASKRRVGITVQPRRDWDVFDPLVIRWRLAGADRAAQLRSLGSLRVAIEPAAAALAAQYAGPDDCRELSSLAVELTVSARAADLAAFLRHDIAFHATVLRASGNEMFAHLGDTVGAVLTGRTEHKLMPHQPHAYAVQLHREVAEAICAGAPERAEQAMRTIVTGAMQELAAELG
- a CDS encoding cytidine deaminase, with the protein product MSLDQEGFDGSHPVVDQELVDAAIELCRSRFPGQDWSGAAALRLDNGAILTSVAPEVPNGAVRLCHETGAICEAFKLGRRVVASACVTLADEGRGFWVLAPCGVCQERLLAYGPDVAVAVPQGPDPREWRSLRLRDVQPHWFGRVFPEENWPLT
- a CDS encoding gluconokinase, whose translation is MGVSGVGKTTVAKLLAERLGVPYAEADDFHPAANIAKMRAGIPLDDADRAPWLRALAGWLRDRGEAGTGGVVTCSALKRRYRDTLRAGCPAAFFLHLDGSRRLVAGRLALRTGHFMAPSLLDSQFALLEPLQEDEYGAVLKLGARTPQELVELAATLLRPGPGGPEAPGVSAAG
- a CDS encoding SSI family serine proteinase inhibitor, whose product is MISLRIRAALSALALALLTVPTPAQARPADPTTRLRLTIQDGSGSTSRSVELSCAPISGDHPRAQPACAAIEAADGDLDQLKGVPGTLCNDLYQPVTASAVGYSQGQGVRWQRHFANLCGLHTRTDPVFHF
- a CDS encoding GNAT family N-acetyltransferase; amino-acid sequence: MTEPPNAPLTDGTIAVRLRRVTDLDAIAAASHDPETRHWLDDAPMDADARRTSLARAEEAWRSGRATPLVVADAKTDEPLGLVNLRFRAGAEEATVAYSVFPAHRGRGIAPRAVRLVVEWALRELGLTRVLLEAKEANTASIRVAEKCGFQRIDSRGGGAGVTVVFSLGRA